One part of the Luteibacter yeojuensis genome encodes these proteins:
- a CDS encoding ABC transporter permease codes for MSGLPAFLRRVANLCLKELKVILKDPASRVVLFAPVLVQSLMFGYAATLDLRQAPYALLDQDHGQAATRLVARIEGSGVFRRVATLRNESDIAPIVNAGKVLFVVNIPPRFEQRLEGGESAPVQLILDARNSSTAGTAAGYLGTIVSRFNADWRREHGGGSVPLTLDVRSWYNPNLETRWFMMTAMIAILSMLQTLMLTALSVAREREQGTFDQLLVTPCTPAEIMIGKSVPSIVVGLVQASLVLLIATLWFRIPMAGSLGTLYVALLVFMVACVGIGLAISAMAASMQQAMLYTFVLMMPLVLLSGMTTPIANMPVAMQWLTAIDPARYAIHMVQRVYLEGVGLGTVLGDILPLLGIASVTLPLAAWLFRNRLV; via the coding sequence ATGAGCGGCCTGCCTGCTTTCCTGCGCCGCGTGGCGAACCTGTGCCTCAAGGAGCTCAAGGTGATCCTCAAGGATCCCGCCAGCCGCGTGGTTCTCTTCGCACCCGTGCTCGTGCAATCGCTCATGTTCGGCTACGCGGCCACGCTCGACCTTCGCCAGGCGCCTTATGCGCTGCTCGACCAGGACCACGGACAGGCAGCCACGCGCCTCGTGGCCCGGATCGAGGGGTCGGGCGTATTCCGGCGCGTGGCCACGCTGCGCAACGAGAGCGACATCGCCCCGATCGTGAACGCCGGCAAGGTCCTCTTCGTGGTCAACATCCCGCCGCGCTTCGAGCAGCGGCTGGAAGGGGGCGAAAGCGCGCCGGTGCAGCTGATTCTCGATGCGCGAAATTCGAGCACGGCAGGCACCGCGGCGGGGTACCTGGGCACGATCGTGTCGCGGTTCAATGCGGACTGGCGGAGGGAGCACGGCGGCGGCAGCGTTCCGCTCACCCTGGACGTGCGCAGCTGGTACAACCCGAACCTCGAGACCCGCTGGTTCATGATGACGGCGATGATCGCCATCCTCAGCATGCTGCAGACGCTCATGCTGACGGCGCTGTCGGTCGCCCGCGAGCGCGAGCAGGGTACCTTCGACCAGTTGCTGGTGACGCCCTGCACGCCGGCCGAGATCATGATCGGCAAGTCCGTGCCGTCCATCGTCGTGGGGCTGGTGCAGGCCAGCCTGGTGCTCCTGATCGCCACGCTATGGTTCCGCATTCCCATGGCCGGTTCCCTGGGCACGCTGTACGTGGCGCTGCTCGTCTTCATGGTGGCATGCGTGGGTATCGGTCTGGCGATCTCCGCCATGGCGGCCAGCATGCAGCAGGCCATGCTCTACACCTTCGTGCTGATGATGCCGCTGGTGCTCCTGTCGGGCATGACCACCCCCATCGCGAACATGCCCGTCGCGATGCAGTGGCTGACCGCCATCGATCCCGCGCGCTATGCCATCCATATGGTCCAGCGCGTGTACCTGGAGGGTGTCGGCCTCGGCACCGTCCTCGGCGACATCCTTCCGCTGCTCGGCATCGCCAGCGTCACGCTTCCGCTCGCGGCATGGCTCTTCCGAAACCGACTCGTCTGA